In the Pseudomonas orientalis genome, one interval contains:
- a CDS encoding class I SAM-dependent rRNA methyltransferase, whose translation MTSLNQALRAALDHRQDLISELHAQGTDCYRLFHGSQEGAGGLTIDRYGPQLLVQSFHQSLQNADLLDLHQLIGQYMGLELMLVYNDRSRGNSRIDREDSVYRAEPAALEDLVGHEWGLNYRVRGRHAGQDPLLFLDLRNTRGWVKNHSAGKSVLNLFAYTCGVGLSAAAGGASEVCNLDFAEGNLAVGRENGLLNPQLPTMAFVQSDYFPAIRQLAGLPITQRRGQKLPSYPRLEQRQYDLVLLDPPAWAKSAFGTVDLLRDYQSLLKPALLATADNGVLICCNNLAKVSMDDWREQVLRCAEKAGRPVRDWQIMAPGADFPSKDQQPPLKTLILQL comes from the coding sequence ATGACTTCCTTGAACCAGGCGCTGCGCGCCGCCCTCGACCATCGCCAAGACCTGATCAGTGAACTGCATGCCCAGGGCACCGATTGCTACCGGCTGTTCCACGGCAGCCAGGAAGGCGCCGGCGGCCTGACGATTGATCGCTACGGCCCGCAATTGCTGGTGCAAAGCTTCCACCAATCCCTGCAAAACGCTGATCTGCTGGACCTGCACCAACTGATCGGTCAATACATGGGCCTGGAACTGATGCTGGTGTACAACGACCGCTCCCGTGGCAACTCACGAATTGATCGCGAAGACAGCGTTTACCGGGCCGAACCTGCTGCGCTGGAGGACCTGGTCGGTCACGAATGGGGCCTCAACTACCGTGTGCGTGGGCGGCATGCCGGGCAGGACCCGCTGCTGTTCCTTGACCTGCGCAACACTCGCGGCTGGGTCAAGAACCACAGCGCCGGCAAAAGCGTGCTCAACCTGTTCGCCTACACCTGCGGCGTAGGCTTGAGCGCGGCGGCCGGTGGCGCAAGTGAAGTCTGCAACCTGGACTTTGCCGAGGGCAACCTCGCCGTGGGGCGCGAGAACGGTCTGCTCAACCCGCAGTTGCCGACCATGGCGTTCGTACAGTCCGATTACTTTCCTGCCATTCGCCAATTGGCCGGCCTCCCTATCACTCAGCGCCGTGGCCAGAAACTGCCGAGCTATCCACGCCTGGAACAGCGCCAGTATGACCTTGTGCTCCTCGATCCCCCCGCCTGGGCCAAGAGCGCATTCGGCACCGTCGACCTGTTGCGCGACTACCAAAGCCTGCTCAAGCCTGCACTGTTGGCAACCGCCGATAATGGCGTGCTCATTTGCTGCAACAACCTGGCGAAAGTGAGCATGGATGACTGGCGCGAACAGGTGCTGCGTTGCGCGGAAAAAGCCGGTCGTCCCGTACGCGACTGGCAGATCATGGCACCGGGAGCGGACTTTCCGTCGAAAGACCAGCAACCGCCGCTGAAGACCCTGATCCTGCAATTGTAG